The DNA segment TTAGTTTTTAGTGAAATACCCTTTTTCATATATCTTATCTTCCTTAAAATGGGCTTTTATCGTTTTCTCCCATTTTTTAGTTTTTCTTTTATCATGGTATAACCTTGAATCTTAGTTGATACAGTTATTGAATTTATTTTGTCTTTAGTGCTATACTTATAAACCTTTTGGTTACTCACGTTATTGTTCTTAAGAAAAATGGAAAATGCAGTAAGCCAACTGATTGTTGCATCTAACTTGTTCAGGTTTCCTGCGTAAGATTTAGGCCACAGTTTATAAATCCTGTCTAAGGATTTTTCATTAAAAATACCGATATTTGCTATTAAGTTTAAATCTAATTCAGATTCTATAAAACTTCTTAGTTCATTTCTTAACCAATCCCCGTATTGATGTGAGGAGGGCCTTCCGTTATCGACATTTATTTCTTCATTACTTCCAAATATCATACCGGTTCTAGCCCAAGGAATTAGAGAGATTTCGCCCGGTAACAATGGCAATATATGGCTATATAATATATCTGACCTTATTGAAAGGTCCAACCCCCATAAATACTGAACAACTTTAGGAGAAGTAAAGATCTGATACAAAGGCTTCCTCATTGCAATAATGCTCATTGCTGTAGTTAAATATCTTCTAGAGTGGTTCCTTTGGTATTCAGTTTCTCTATATTGGTATTCTTCACGCTTGTGTTTGTCTACAGAATCCCTATAACTCATAGATTCCCTTTTTATTTCTCCATAAAAATCCTGTACTAGTTTCTGTTTTAATAAACCTAACTTATTCGCGTTCCTATGAACAATAGGCGGTACCTCTTTGAGTGGAGTACCGTTATATTCTGCTCTCCCTAAAGTATCACCATAACTCCCTGCCAAGACAATATCACTATCTGTATCATTTCCAACAGCATTCATTGCATGTAAATTATATGGAAAAACTTCCGCTCCTACTTTTTGTACTAAATAAAAATTTTGTTTTAGAACATCTGAGTTCAGCGGAAAATGCTTATAATCCCAATTGTACTCTTCAGCTATTCTCTTTGCATACCACACATCTCTACTATCTGAAACTCCCCAATTATAAACAACTACATCCCCACTAAATTCCTTGTTAATTTGTGTCTCTTTTAATAAACCAGCCAAGATTCTACTATCCATTCCACCCGATAAAAGAATACCAACCCGTTTAGCATCAGCTATATAATTCAGTATTTCTTCATATAAAAGTTCTTTTAGGGTGACTGCTGCTATTTTAGGATCAATTAATTTTTTATCATGCGGTGGCAAGTCAAAGTAATCCCATTTATTTAATTTTTCATTATATCTTGATAACCATGGTGCGCGTTTAATAGATTTCACGAGGGTTTTATCACCTATAATATACCCCCTCATCAATATATCTATAATTGATTGTAGATCAAGTTCATAATCATCCATTGTGTTATCTAATAAAATCTCATTAAAGTTTAAACTAAAATTTGGATTCCGATTATTAGTTGAATAAAAGGGGTATTGACTTCCAATGTGGTCTTCTGTGTTTATCCAGCTAGGCCAGTTACTCATAATTTTATATCATTCTCTCCTTTTATTAATCAGTTTATTTTCATTTAAGGCATTAGAAATCCATTTCCCACTCTCAAGCACTTTTATATTATTAAGTACCACTATAGCTTCAAATGTTTTCAACCATTTTATTCTTAGATGTTAAACCATCACCCTTTAATTCTAGTAATCTAAAAACGCTGAACTTGATCTCTTCATTGGCAAGTGTATTCACTTCATAATTAATGAAATTATAAAGATCCGTAACGGGTAATTCATTGTTTACCCCTATATATATTTTAGGGAAAATCTGCTTAGGATGAACCTCATGCTCACCGAGAAGCTCCTCATACATCTTCTCACCAGGTCGTATCCCAGCGAACTCAATCCCAATCTCTTCCTCTCTAAAGCCAGAAAGAGATATAAGATTCCTTGCCAAGTCAACAATCTTCACTGGTTCTCCCATATCCAACACAAAGATCTCTCCCCCTCGAGCTAAGGTCCCCGCTTGTATCACTAACCTCGAAGCTTCAGGGATCGTCATGAAATAGCGTGTCATATCAGGATGGGTCACTGTCACAGGACCCCCGGATGCAATCTGTTTCTTAAACAGTGGGATTACACTACCACGACTCCCTAGCACATTACCAAATCGTACGGCTACAAACTTTGTCCGGCTCGTCTTACTTAATGATTGAACCACCATTTCAGCTACACGTTTGGTTGCTCCCATTACATTGGTTGGGTTAACGGCTTTATCAGAAGAGATAAGCACAAAGTTTTCTACTCCAGCCGTATCAGCTGCCTCTGCTACGTTCTTCGTACCAATAACATTATTTTTAACAGCTTCTTTCGGATTGAATTCCATTAAAGGTACATGCTTATGTGCTGCTGCATGATAAATGTAAGACGGTTGATATCCACTCACTATTTCAAAGATTCGATCACGATCTTGAACATCAGCGATCACTGTAAGAAGTTCTGTATCTATATCTAATTGTTTTAGTTCCATATGAATGGTATAAATGCTATTTTCTCCATGACCTAATAGTATCAGTTTATTCGGACCGAACTTCACGAGCTGACGGCAAATTTCCGAACCGATCGATCCACCTGCCCCCGTTACTAAAATTGTCTTTCCCTTGATTTCACTAGATATAGAATCAATGTCTAACTCGACTGGATCTCTTCCTAATAAGTCTTCGATGGAAACATCACGAATTTGATTGACGGATACATTCCCTAGTGCGATGTCCTCAATCATGGGCAGAGTTTGAACGTTTTTCACTACCTTTTGTGATTCCTGAATAATATGTTTAATACGATTGCGCTCAACCGAAGGCATTGCAATAACTATGTGATTGATTCCATATTTCTTTGAAAGCTCTTCAATTTTTTTCGTGCTCCCAAGCACAGGTAAGCCACTAATCGTCAAGTGGTGCATCGTGAAGTCGTCGTCGACAAAACCAACAATATTTGTATCCACTTCCATCGAGCCCTTCATTTGGCGTGCTAACATACGCCCCGCAGACCCTGCTCCTACGATAAGTGTTGTTTTCAAATTTGGATTATTTCTAACCAATTTGGTCTTCTTCCGTTTAGGATTCAATGTAAGCCCGTAAGTTTTATAGTACCTCCAAGCAAATCGAACCCCACCGATCAGTAATATATGTAGCATCCAAGTAATAATAAGAGCACGTTCATATATCATATTATAAGCTAAAGCTTGAATAGCCGCAGTCGATACAATGGATAAGGAAACGACTAACATTATACCGATAAGTTCTTCCATACTGGCATATCGCCACTTTTTCTTATACATGCCTAACATACTAGAGAAGAGATGATGTGTAAGCAGCAAAGTTAAAGCAGAAACAAACATCATCCAATCAAATGTAGCTACGTATGGATTTAGGAAAAAGTGGGACATATATATTGAGAAAGAGACAATAATAGAATCGATGATTATTAATAAAATCAATCTTTTTTTCAAAGCTGTAGTCATTTATTATTACACGCTCCTTTCAAAAAGTTATTATGTGGTGCTGATGCTGCAAAAGGAATTACTCTCCTGTGCACCTTCTTCATTCTATTAGTTAAAATAAACCTAAGAATTTTTTCCTTTTCACGTGCTGCGGTACATCCGAAGCCAATGCTTGCCCTTCGGCCACATACTCAGCATTTTCCACAAATAAATAAACCATGGAATGGCCATAGTTTTTCTGTAACTCCCCATATGCCTCTTTCATACAAAACCCTCTTGACGTGGTGTTGTGGGCATCAGATGCAATGAGGTGGGTTAGGTTGGCTTCTATTAACTGATGAGTGAATTTTTTAATGTTCTTACCGAATCTACCGCATAAGCTTGCTGCTGTGATTTGTGTGTAGGCGCCTTTTTTGACTAGGTTGTAGAGGGTGTCGGGATTCTGGATAATATGTCGATTACGTTCCGGGTGTACAATAATGGGCTGATATCCTTCTACCTGTATATCGAATAACAATTTACTAGCATATCTTGGAACAGTATCTGATGGGAACTCAACGAAGACATAGCTATCTTGTCCATTTAAGGTGAGGATTTCATCGTTCCTAATTCCTTCGATCATCTCGCCATGTATACGTGTTTCTTGTCCTGGTAGTACCGTTAATGGAATATCGTAGTTAGATAGATACCGATTGAGCTCAGCCACCTGGATCGTGATGTTATTCTTGTAGTTGTTGTACTTCCCGTTTTGATGGTGGGGGGTAGCAATAATGGTATCAATGCCGTCTGCTACTGCTGCTTCGGCCATCTTGATGCTTTCTTCTATGGATTGGGCACCGTCATCAACACCCGGGAGGATATGGCTATGAATGTCAATCAAGGTTTCGGCTCCTTTCGACTCATATGTATTAAAAATACACATTAAACTTTAATTTTAGTATAACAGGTTTTTCTTGTCTAATGAAGAGGAATTATTGGTTATATTTCCTAGTTTCATAGTAAAATTGGGTTAATATGCTTAGAAATCAAGGGATTTCACTAGCAAATTTTGTCGAAATATTTTTCTAGTTCTTTTTTCGTATCCGCTTACATTTATGTACAATATACTATATGTTACCTTCTTCTATTAAATGGGTGCAACATTTTATTTGTTAATAATCCATGACATTTTTATTTCATCAGAGTTAATTATCTTGTTGGTATCCCTCTATGATAAAACGTACATCTCATGAATACCGCTCTATAGAGCTAATGGAGAGATAGCAGCTACTCCGTCTCGCTTCGGACGTACTTTTTATTGTTCTTAACAAACTGAGCAAATTTAATTGTATGCACGAACGACCAAGCAACAAAAACTCCAACGCTATTCTTAACTAGGTCTATAATAGTAAATGACCTTCCGACTACATAAAATTGATGAATTTCGTCTATAAAGCCATAAAGTATTGCAACTCCAGCCGCTAAATAACTGGTTGTTTTTGAGAACTTTCCGTTTACTACTAATGCAACGACTAAAAAAAGGTATAGGACAGCGAATTCAATGAAGTGTAAGCTTTCAAGAAATGTATTGATAGTCATTATAAAATACCTACAAACCTTTTAATTTCCGCGATAGAGTAGCTGGACTGGATCCATATAAAAACCATATAAATAATAGGTATTGCAGTTAATAATATTCGGCGCATAATCATTCCTGCTTTCCTTTAAAATTAAATAGATTTGCTATCTAGTTTAGGAATGGATGAGCCAACATATACCTTTTAGAAGAACGGGGAATTATTTGGTTTAGCCATTTAAATCCAAGGACAATTGATAAGGAGACTCGATATTTCTCCATTTAGATTTAATTCCCGATTCACTTATTTAGTAATGGCTGGATGATCTTCATAATACAATATATTGAATTACGTTCGATTCCTGGGAGGAGTTATTATATGCCCATAAGGCCAATTGCATTACAACGAGGGGATACAATTGGTATTGTCACGTTGGGAAGTCCGCCCGAAAGAAATGAGGTTGAAACAGGAATAGAAATGTTGGAAGACATGGGGTTTAATACACTGCTCGGTCGTTACGTGTACGCCCGAGATGGTTTCTTGGCAGGTACAGAGCAAGAGCGTGCGATGGATTTAATGAGCATGTTTGCCAATCCTCAAGTAAAGCTGATATTGCCTACTCGGGGAGGGGTAGGAGTTGCAGGGGTTCTGCCCTATCTTAACTATCCATTTATACAGCGAAACGCAAAAATCATAAGTGGTTACAGTGATATAACGGTACTGTTGAATGCCCTGTACCAAAGTGCACACTTGACCACTTTCCACAGTCTCATGCTTGTTGATTTTAATCCAAGTACCCCTGAGTACAATTTTAATCAGTTTTTCGCTGCCGTTTCCTCGCCTACACCAACTAGACAAATTCACAATCCTCCTGAAATTCCACTAAAGAGCAAAGTACCAGGGAACGTCACCGGACCAATTGTAGGAGGTAACCTTACCTCATTAATTGGCACAATCGGCACTCCTTTTGAAATAGATACTGAGGGGAAAATACTGCTTCTTGAAGATACACATGAACCCATCAATACGCTCTTCAGATATATTGAACAACTGCGAATGGCTGGGAAGTTCCAGGACTGTATTGGGATCGTTATGGGACAATGTACAGAGTGCCAAGAATCTTACGGTAAGACTTATGAAGATCTGATCAATGAATTCATCGTACCGTTAAGAAAGCCGCTTATGACTAATCTAGCCACGGCACATGGCACCTATAAAGCAGCAATTCCTATTGGAGCCATGGTTAACTTGAATACATTAAATAATACTTTAACGGTCCTCGAACCTACCACGATACCGCCTTTCTACAAGTAGACACGGGTAGGGTATCTCCTTTCTTGTTGAATTGATCGTCAACCCTGAAGATACCCCACCTTTTTTATCTTCATAACCATAAAAGACCGAAATAAATTACTAAGCATTGATAAGAAAGCTCTTATCTTTATGATTAACTCCTATAAGTCTGAATAACTTTATTTCGAATTTTTTTCTCCTCATAATTTTTCTTTAACTCTTCATTCCAATCTTTTTGCTTAGATAGATCAATGGCGGATATATTTTTATTCATCAACCGGTGATACTTGTTTGCAAATTCCCTTCCCGCCCTATCATTATCCGTACAAAAGGTTATATGACGGATCGTATGATTTTCTTTCCCCATACGTTTCATTTCATCGATCATGGTCTGACGTTTGAGGCCAGACATGGACACTAAGCGAGTATTTTGTAGCTTTTCTTTCTTAATACTCCAATATGAAAGAGCATCAATTGGGCTTTCAAAGAAATATATAGAATTCGGTTTTCCAATATCAATTGAAAAGCCTGCGGATCCATGGCTATTCTTATCGATTTTTTTAAACATTCGTCCATCTTTCATAGGAGTGGTCCCTTGTCTGTCTGCCCCCACAATATCTCCCTGTTGTTTCCACTTAAAAATGACATTGCCAAGCTTGTCTTGGGCGATTAAGTCTTTTTGATACAGCCACTCAACGATTTTCGGGTGAATTTTGCGTTCTTTAGTGAGGTAGTCTTTAACCTCTGTTTTGTCGTTCACTTCATACTGATAAGAATACTGATAAGGTTGCTTAGGCTTTTCCTGTTCCACCGTCTTCATTCTGTATCCTTGTCGATTTAAATCTTGGACAGCTTCAGGAAAACTCATGCCATAAAACATTTTTGCAAAGTTAATCACTCCTGCTCCTTTTTCATCTCTTGAGTTCCAGGCATACATTTGATCCTTAATCACTAAGCTGTCATGCTTTTGGTGGCGATAGTAGCTTCCTTCCTTTTTCAATGGCTCACCTTTACGCTGTAGATA comes from the Halobacillus shinanisalinarum genome and includes:
- a CDS encoding asparagine synthase-related protein, yielding MSNWPSWINTEDHIGSQYPFYSTNNRNPNFSLNFNEILLDNTMDDYELDLQSIIDILMRGYIIGDKTLVKSIKRAPWLSRYNEKLNKWDYFDLPPHDKKLIDPKIAAVTLKELLYEEILNYIADAKRVGILLSGGMDSRILAGLLKETQINKEFSGDVVVYNWGVSDSRDVWYAKRIAEEYNWDYKHFPLNSDVLKQNFYLVQKVGAEVFPYNLHAMNAVGNDTDSDIVLAGSYGDTLGRAEYNGTPLKEVPPIVHRNANKLGLLKQKLVQDFYGEIKRESMSYRDSVDKHKREEYQYRETEYQRNHSRRYLTTAMSIIAMRKPLYQIFTSPKVVQYLWGLDLSIRSDILYSHILPLLPGEISLIPWARTGMIFGSNEEINVDNGRPSSHQYGDWLRNELRSFIESELDLNLIANIGIFNEKSLDRIYKLWPKSYAGNLNKLDATISWLTAFSIFLKNNNVSNQKVYKYSTKDKINSITVSTKIQGYTMIKEKLKNGRKR
- a CDS encoding polysaccharide biosynthesis protein; this encodes MTTALKKRLILLIIIDSIIVSFSIYMSHFFLNPYVATFDWMMFVSALTLLLTHHLFSSMLGMYKKKWRYASMEELIGIMLVVSLSIVSTAAIQALAYNMIYERALIITWMLHILLIGGVRFAWRYYKTYGLTLNPKRKKTKLVRNNPNLKTTLIVGAGSAGRMLARQMKGSMEVDTNIVGFVDDDFTMHHLTISGLPVLGSTKKIEELSKKYGINHIVIAMPSVERNRIKHIIQESQKVVKNVQTLPMIEDIALGNVSVNQIRDVSIEDLLGRDPVELDIDSISSEIKGKTILVTGAGGSIGSEICRQLVKFGPNKLILLGHGENSIYTIHMELKQLDIDTELLTVIADVQDRDRIFEIVSGYQPSYIYHAAAHKHVPLMEFNPKEAVKNNVIGTKNVAEAADTAGVENFVLISSDKAVNPTNVMGATKRVAEMVVQSLSKTSRTKFVAVRFGNVLGSRGSVIPLFKKQIASGGPVTVTHPDMTRYFMTIPEASRLVIQAGTLARGGEIFVLDMGEPVKIVDLARNLISLSGFREEEIGIEFAGIRPGEKMYEELLGEHEVHPKQIFPKIYIGVNNELPVTDLYNFINYEVNTLANEEIKFSVFRLLELKGDGLTSKNKMVENI
- a CDS encoding tyrosine-protein phosphatase, translated to MIDIHSHILPGVDDGAQSIEESIKMAEAAVADGIDTIIATPHHQNGKYNNYKNNITIQVAELNRYLSNYDIPLTVLPGQETRIHGEMIEGIRNDEILTLNGQDSYVFVEFPSDTVPRYASKLLFDIQVEGYQPIIVHPERNRHIIQNPDTLYNLVKKGAYTQITAASLCGRFGKNIKKFTHQLIEANLTHLIASDAHNTTSRGFCMKEAYGELQKNYGHSMVYLFVENAEYVAEGQALASDVPQHVKRKKFLGLF
- a CDS encoding VanZ family protein, whose protein sequence is MTINTFLESLHFIEFAVLYLFLVVALVVNGKFSKTTSYLAAGVAILYGFIDEIHQFYVVGRSFTIIDLVKNSVGVFVAWSFVHTIKFAQFVKNNKKYVRSETE
- a CDS encoding S66 peptidase family protein: MPIRPIALQRGDTIGIVTLGSPPERNEVETGIEMLEDMGFNTLLGRYVYARDGFLAGTEQERAMDLMSMFANPQVKLILPTRGGVGVAGVLPYLNYPFIQRNAKIISGYSDITVLLNALYQSAHLTTFHSLMLVDFNPSTPEYNFNQFFAAVSSPTPTRQIHNPPEIPLKSKVPGNVTGPIVGGNLTSLIGTIGTPFEIDTEGKILLLEDTHEPINTLFRYIEQLRMAGKFQDCIGIVMGQCTECQESYGKTYEDLINEFIVPLRKPLMTNLATAHGTYKAAIPIGAMVNLNTLNNTLTVLEPTTIPPFYK
- a CDS encoding toprim domain-containing protein, with protein sequence MVKHVSAEQVEIARNVDLLDYLQRKGEPLKKEGSYYRHQKHDSLVIKDQMYAWNSRDEKGAGVINFAKMFYGMSFPEAVQDLNRQGYRMKTVEQEKPKQPYQYSYQYEVNDKTEVKDYLTKERKIHPKIVEWLYQKDLIAQDKLGNVIFKWKQQGDIVGADRQGTTPMKDGRMFKKIDKNSHGSAGFSIDIGKPNSIYFFESPIDALSYWSIKKEKLQNTRLVSMSGLKRQTMIDEMKRMGKENHTIRHITFCTDNDRAGREFANKYHRLMNKNISAIDLSKQKDWNEELKKNYEEKKIRNKVIQTYRS